In Patescibacteria group bacterium, the following are encoded in one genomic region:
- the clpP gene encoding ATP-dependent Clp endopeptidase proteolytic subunit ClpP — protein MPLIPTVIEKSGQIERAYDIYSRLLKDRIIFLGEPITDHTANIIIAQFLFLDAENKDKDIKFYINTPGGSVTAGMAIYDTMQYVKADVSTICVGLAASMGAVLLASGAKGKRFTLPNSEILIHQVMGGFEGQASDIKIHSEHILKVREKLNKTLAKHTGQPISMIEKDTDRDHFMSADEAVKYGLVDKVILK, from the coding sequence ATGCCATTAATCCCAACCGTCATTGAAAAATCAGGCCAAATCGAGCGCGCCTACGATATTTATTCCCGCCTGTTAAAAGACCGGATAATTTTTTTAGGCGAACCCATTACCGACCATACGGCCAATATTATCATCGCCCAATTTTTGTTTTTGGACGCGGAAAACAAAGACAAGGATATTAAATTTTACATTAACACTCCGGGCGGCTCGGTTACGGCCGGCATGGCGATTTACGATACCATGCAATATGTTAAAGCCGACGTCTCTACGATTTGCGTAGGGCTGGCCGCCAGCATGGGAGCGGTTCTGCTGGCTTCCGGCGCCAAAGGCAAGCGCTTTACCCTGCCTAATTCGGAAATTCTAATCCACCAGGTCATGGGCGGCTTTGAAGGCCAGGCCTCGGACATTAAAATCCACTCCGAGCATATCTTAAAAGTCAGGGAAAAACTTAATAAAACTTTAGCCAAGCACACCGGCCAGCCGATTTCCATGATTGAAAAAGACACTGACCGCGACCATTTCATGTCGGCCGACGAGGCGGTCAAATACGGCTTAGTTGATAAGGTAATATTAAAATAG